The Drosophila innubila isolate TH190305 chromosome 3R unlocalized genomic scaffold, UK_Dinn_1.0 2_E_3R, whole genome shotgun sequence genome has a segment encoding these proteins:
- the LOC117790843 gene encoding methyltransferase-like protein 23 has product MRFHMNGSSDDNEIVAITASAEHMRKFVFTCNVDAVAERLEIKIPEILQGAYSFYTWPSAPVLAHFLWERRQTLVCKRILELGAGTALPGILAAKCGAQVVLSDNCILPKSLAHIRKSCMANQLQPGVDIDVVGLSWGLLLNSVFRLPPLDLIIAADCFYDPTVFEDIIVTVAFLLERNRGAKFIFTYQERSADWSIEALLKKWKLHASSINMDEIGKHSGVDMMEFMGGHTIHLLEITLIDEDRVGDIVE; this is encoded by the exons ATGCGTTTTCACATGAACGGAAGCAGCGATGATAATGAAATTGTGGCTATCACAGCCAGCGCTGAACATATGCGCAAGTTTGTATTCACTTGCAACGTTGATGCAGTCGCAGAGCGcttggaaattaaaataccagaa ATCCTACAGGGCGCGTACTCATTCTACACCTGGCCCAGCGCCCCAGTTCTCGCACACTTTTTATGGGAGCGTCGCCAAACTCTTGTGTGCAAACGCATCCTGGAACTGGGAGCTGGAACTGCACTGCCTGGAATACTTGCTGCTAAATGCGGTGCTCAGGTGGTTCTGAGCGATAATTGTatacttcccaaatccttgGCACACATACGCAAATCCTGTATGGCCAATCAACTACAGCCAGGAGTTGACATCGACGTGGTAGGCTTAAGTTGGGGCCTCTTACTCAATAGTGTATTTCGACTGCCACCATTGGACCTTATCATAGCAGCCGACTGCTTCTATGATCCCACCGTTTTTGAGGATATAATCGTGACGGTGGCGTTTCTATTGGAACGAAATAGGGGCGCCAAATTCATATTCACATACCAGGAGAGAAGCGCGGATTGGTCAATTGAAGCGCTACTTAAAAAATGGAAACTGCACGCATCGAGCATAAATATGGACGAAATTGGCAAGCATTCCGGTGTGGATATGATGGAATTTATGGGTGGGCATACGATACACCTACTAGAGATTACGCTCATCGACGAAGATCGAGTGGGGGATATAGTTGAGTAa